In Bacillus sp. FJAT-45037, the following are encoded in one genomic region:
- the atpG gene encoding ATP synthase F1 subunit gamma produces MASLRDIKGRITSTKKTKQITKAMQMVSAAKLNRAQHNAQAFLPYTEKVREVVSAIASSGTEISHPMLEERPVKKTGYIVVTSDRGLAGGYNGSLVRSLLNTLKERHSSPDEYGIIIMGRIGRDLFKKRGLPIIQEVVGLPDQPEFNDIKNIARTSVEMFADGIFDELYVWYNHFVSPMTQDVTEMKLLPLSNIADEQTSSASASYEYEPNEQVILEKLLPQYAESLIFGALLDAKASEFGARMTAMSAATDNANALIDELTLKYNRARQAAITQEITEIVGGAAALE; encoded by the coding sequence ATGGCTTCATTACGTGATATTAAGGGACGAATTACGTCTACGAAAAAAACTAAGCAGATCACAAAAGCGATGCAAATGGTTTCAGCTGCAAAGTTAAACCGTGCACAGCACAATGCACAAGCTTTCCTACCTTATACAGAGAAGGTACGTGAGGTTGTGTCAGCAATCGCTTCCTCAGGCACTGAGATCTCTCATCCGATGCTTGAAGAGCGTCCTGTTAAAAAGACAGGCTACATTGTGGTGACTTCTGATCGTGGATTAGCTGGAGGTTATAACGGTAGTCTAGTTCGTTCTCTTTTAAACACGCTCAAAGAACGTCACAGCTCTCCAGATGAGTACGGAATTATCATCATGGGACGTATTGGACGTGATTTATTTAAAAAGCGTGGCCTTCCTATTATTCAGGAAGTAGTCGGCTTACCGGATCAACCGGAATTTAATGACATTAAAAACATTGCGCGTACATCTGTTGAAATGTTTGCCGATGGGATCTTCGATGAGCTGTACGTTTGGTACAACCACTTCGTAAGTCCAATGACACAAGATGTAACAGAAATGAAGCTTTTACCTTTATCTAACATCGCTGATGAACAAACAAGCTCAGCAAGTGCTTCGTATGAGTACGAGCCTAATGAGCAAGTGATCCTAGAGAAACTTCTTCCCCAATATGCGGAGAGTTTGATCTTTGGTGCATTACTTGATGCAAAAGCGAGTGAGTTCGGTGCGCGTATGACAGCAATGAGTGCGGCGACGGATAACGCAAACGCTCTAATTGATGAGTTAACGCTTAAATATAACCGTGCACGTCAAGCAGCGATTACCCAGGAAATCACGGAAATCGTCGGCGGGGCAGCGGCATTAGAATAA